From Xiphophorus hellerii strain 12219 chromosome 6, Xiphophorus_hellerii-4.1, whole genome shotgun sequence, the proteins below share one genomic window:
- the pkn2a gene encoding serine/threonine-protein kinase N2 yields the protein MAADSVQGDARAQLVAERLGLGQNLDLSDTMVQQKLDEIKDQIRREIRKELKIKEGAENLRKVTTDKKSLAYVDNMLKKSNKKVEELHQELQELNAHIVVKDPEELAECPLTPDTPSSEARTCTSNSRLAALKRQNDIELKVKQGAENMIQMYSNGSSKDRKLLAAAQQMLQDSKTKIEFIRMQILKASQATELSFESNDLMADKSIISPLDLRVEELCHHARIESAVAEGAKNVMKLLGSGKVTEKKAHSEAQARFTESSQKLDLLRYSLEERLSELPKNHPRSSAIVEELSLLSSPALSPRSSIISTQNQYSTFTKPAALTGTLDVRLMGCQDLLENVPGRSKAAPSPLPGWSPSETRSSFISRANRNRGVSSRNLTKSEEVSNEISAVLKLDNTVVGQTSWKPVSNQAWDQKFTLELDRSRELEISVYWRDWRSLCAVKFLRLEDFLDNQRHGMCLYLEPQGMLFAEVTFFNPVIERRPKLQRQKKIFSKQQGKTFPRAPQMNINIATWGRLVRRAIPNLSTNSFSPQAPEMGHGSVPGSPTPSSDPLVTKLDFDKEPTPGPKHYAAPDDVREPPAQNKLPNKQEVEDALSEFNFLNKRISTVLEPDSDGVLEPEFQHPKLELTSIQKDSEIREEEQFHFSLQDFKCVAVLGRGHFGKVLLSEYKSTGEMFAIKALKKGDIVARDEVDSLMCEKRIFETVNSVRHPFLVNLFACFQTSEHVCFVMEYAAGGDLMMHIHADVFSEPRAVFYAACVVLGLQFLHDHKIVYRDLKLDNLLLDTEGYVKIADFGLCKEGMGFRDRTSTFCGTPEFLAPEVLTETSYTRAVDWWGLGVLIFEMLVGESPFPGDDEEEVFDSIVNDEVRYPRFLSTEAISIMRRLLRRSPERRLGAGERDAEEVKKHLFFRNLDWDGLLAKKVKPPFVPTIQGANDVSNFDDEFTSEAPILTPPREPRVLSSEEQNLFSDFDYIADWC from the exons ATGGCTGCTGATTCCGTGCAG GGGGATGCCAGGGCCCAGCTGGTGGCAGAGCGACTGGGTCTTGGACAAAACCTGGACCTATCTGACACCATGGTCCAGCAGAAGCTGGATGAGATCAAGGATCAGATCCGTCGTGAGATCCGCAAGGAGTTAAAGATCAAAGAAGGTGCAGAGAACCTGCGCAAG GTCACCACAGACAAGAAGAGCCTGGCGTATGTGGACAATATGCTTAAAAAATCTAACaagaaggtggaggagctcCACCAGGAGCTGCAAGAACTAAACGCCCACATAGTGGTCAAAGATCCAGAAGAACTAGCAG AGTGCCCTTTAACCCCCGATACTCCAAGCAGTGAAGCGAGAACGTGCACAAGCAACAGCCGCCTGGCAGCTTTAAAACGGCAGAATGACATCGAACTGAAGGTGAAACAGGGAGCCGAGAACATGATTCAGATGTACTCCAACGGCTCCTCCAAG GACCGCAAGTTACTGGCCGCCGCTCAGCAGATGCTTCAAGACAGCAAGACAAAGATCGAGTTCATCAGGATGCAGATCCTGAAGGCCAGTCAGGCCACAGAGCTGAGCTTTgagagcaatgacctgatgg CTGACAAGTCCATCATCAGTCCTCTGGACCTGCGGGTGGAGGAGCTGTGTCACCATGCCAGGATAGAGTCTGCAGTGGCAGAGGGAGCCAAGAACGTCATGAAGCTGCTGGGCTCCGGAAAAGTCACAGAAAAGAAAGCTCACTCAGAG GCTCAGGCTCGCTTTACCGAGTCCAGCCAGAAGCTGGACCTGTTACGTTACTCGTTAGAGGAGCGCCTTAGCGAGTTGCCAAAAAACCACCCTCGCAGCAGCGCCATCGTAGAGGAGCTGTCTCTGCTGTCCTCCCCCGCCCTCAGCCCCAGGTCCAGCATCATCTCCACACAGAACCAGTACAGCACCTTCACCAAGCCCGCAGCACTCACAG GCACGTTAGATGTCAGACTCATGGGCTGCCAGGACCTTCTGGAAAATGTCCCCGGCCGTTCCAAGGCGGCCCCCAGCCCGCTGCCTGGCTGGAGCCCCAGCGAGACGCGCTCATCCTTCATTAGCCGAGCAAACAGAAACCGAGGCGTGAGCTCCAGGAACCTCACAAAGAGTGAGGAGGTCTCCA ATGAGATCAGCGCCGTCCTGAAGCTGGACAACACGGTGGTCGGACAGACGAGCTGGAAGCCTGTCAGCAACCAGGCCTGGGACCAGAAGTTTACACTGGAGCTGGATCGG TCTCGAGAGTTGGAGATCTCTGTGTACTGGCGCGACTGGCGTTCCCTCTGCGCTGTCAAGTTCCTGAGGCTGGAGGACTTCCTGGACAACCAGCGTCATGGAATGTGTCTGTACCTGGAGCCACAGGGGATGCTGTTTGCTGAG gtaacaTTTTTCAACCCTGTTATTGAGAGAAGACCAAAgctgcaaagacaaaaaaagattttctctaAACAACAAG GTAAGACCTTCCCACGGGCCCCCCAGATGAACATCAACATCGCCACCTGGGGGCGGCTGGTGAGAAGAGCCATACCCAATCTCAGCACCAACTCTTTCAGCCCCCAAGCTCCTGAGATGGGCCATGGGAGCGTTCCTGGTTCCCCCACACCCAGCAG CGATCCACTGGTGACCAAGCTGGATTTCGACAAAGAACCCACACCAGGACCCAAACACTACGCGGCACCTGATGATGTCAGAGAACCACCTGCACAGAACAAGCTGCCCAacaagcaggaagtggag gacGCACTGAGTGAATTCAACTTCCTGAACAAGAGAATCAGCACGGTTCTGGAACCAGACTCTGACGGGGTTCTGGAGCCAGAGTTCCAGCATCCCAAACTGGAGCTCACTTCCATCCAGAAGGACTCAGAGATAAG GGAAGAAGAGCAGTTCCACTTCAGTCTCCAAGATTTTAAATGTGTGGCGGTTCTTGGACGTGGCCACTTTGGAAAG GTGCTATTATCAGAATATAAAAGCACAGGCGAGATGTTTGCCATTAAAGCTTTGAAGAAAGGAGACATTGTGGCTCGAGACGAGGTGGACAG TCTGATGTGTGAGAAGAGGATTTTTGAGACGGTCAACAGCGTCCGCCACCCCTTCCTGGTCAACCTGTTTGCGTGCTTCCAGACGTCGGAGCACGTTTGCTTTGTGATGGAGTACGCAGCGGGCGGTGACCTGATGATGCACATCCACGCCGACGTGTTCTCTGAGCCCCGGGCCGT ATTTTATGCAGCGTGTGTCGTTCTGGGATTACAGTTTTTACACGACCACAAGATAGTGTACAG AGACCTGAAGCTGGACAACCTGCTCCTGGACACAGAGGGGTACGTGAAGATCGCTGACTTTGGCCTTTGCAAAGAAG GAATGGGCTTCAGGGATCGCACCAGCACCTTCTGTGGCACGCCGGAGTTCCTGGCCCCGGAGGTTTTGACGGAGACGTCATACACCCGCGCCGTGGACTGGTGGGGGCTGGGCGTGCTGATCTTCGAGATGCTGGTGGGAGAG TCGCCGTTTCCCGGCGATGACGAGGAGGAGGTGTTCGACAGCATCGTGAACGATGAAGTCCGCTACCCACGCTTCCTCTCCACCGAGGCCATCTCCATCATGAGGAGG CTTTTGAGGAGGAGCCCAGAGCGCCGTCTGGGAGCAGGAGAAAGAGATGCAGAGGAAGTTAAGAAACATCTATTCTTCAGG AACTTGGACTGGGACGGCTTGCTGGCCAAGAAGGTGAAGCCGCCGTTCGTGCCGACCATCCAGGGCGCCAACGACGTCAGCAACTTCGACGATGAATTTACCTCAGAGGCTCCGATTTTAACCCCCCCAAGAGAACCCCGAGTCCTGAGCTCCGAGGAGCAGAACCTGTTTTCTGACTTTGATTACATCGCTGACTGGTGTTAG